A DNA window from Loxodonta africana isolate mLoxAfr1 chromosome 7, mLoxAfr1.hap2, whole genome shotgun sequence contains the following coding sequences:
- the LOC100670302 gene encoding olfactory receptor 8K3-like, which produces MDKRSLTVLNEFILMGITDRPELQAPLFGLLLIIYMISLVGNLGIITLTKMDSKLQKPMYFFLRHLAITDLGYSTTVGPKMLANFVVDENTISYYFCATQLAFFVMFIASEFFILSAMSYDRYVAICNPLHYTVIMSRRMCWVLVTISYLYNTFVSLLVTIKIFNLSFCGKSVIRHFYCDTLPLLSLLCSDTHEIKLVIFILSVLDLISSLLIVLISYTLIIVSIIKLSSAEGRHKAFFTCGSHLTVVVVFYGTLIFMYLQPKPSHSFDADKVASIFYTLVIPM; this is translated from the coding sequence ATGGACAAACGAAGTCTAACGGTGCTGAATGAGTTCATTCTGATGGGAATCACAGACCGTCCTGAGCTGCAGGCTCCATTGTTTGGGCTGTTGCTCATCATCTACATGATCTCATTGGTGGGCAACCTGGGCATCATCACCCTCACCAAGATGGACTCCAAGCTACAAAagcccatgtacttttttctcagacacctggctatcactgatcttgGTTACTCAACAACCGTGGGACCCAAAATGTTGGCAAATTTTGTTGTGGATGAAAATACaatctcctactatttttgtgcTACACAGctagctttctttgttatgttcatagctagtgaattttttattctgtCAGCAATGTCCTACGACCGCTATGTGGCTATCTGTAACCCTCTACACTACACAGTCATCATGTCACGAAGGATGTGTTGGGTGCTGGTGACAATCTCCTATCTCTATAAcacatttgtttctcttctggtcaccataaagatttttaatttatccttctgtggcaaaagtgtcatcaggcatttctactGTGATACTCTCCCCTTATTATCTTTGCTTTGCTCAGACACACATGAAATCAAATTGGTCATTTTCATCTTATCTGTTTTGGATCTGATTTCATCCCTTCTAATAGTTCTTATTTCTTACACACTCATAATTGTATCCATTATCAAACTGAGCTCAGCTGAGGGCAGGCACAAGGCCTTCTTCACCTGTGGATCCCACCTGACTGTGGTggtagtgttctatgggactttaatctttatgtatctGCAGCCCAAGCCCAGTCATTCCTTTGACGCTGATAAAGTGGCTTCCATATTTTACACTCTGGTGATCCCCATGTAG
- the LOC135231667 gene encoding olfactory receptor 8K3-like: MDKHNLTALNEFILTGITDRPELQAPLFGLFLIIYMISVVGNLGIIILTKMDSKLQTPMYFFLRHLAVTDLGYSTAVGPKMLVNFVMDENKISYYFCATQLVFVIMFINGELFILSAMSYDRYVAICNPLLYTVIMSQRLCLVLVAILYIYCMFVSLLVTIKIFNLSFCGYNVISHFYCDINPLLYLLCSSTHEIQLVILILASINLITSLLIVLVSYMLIFVAILRMNSAVGRHKAFSTCGSHLTILVVFYGTLIFIYMQPKSSHSFPADKVASIFYTLVIPMLNPLIYSLRNKDVKSALHRAWKKICNIFSIV; the protein is encoded by the coding sequence ATGGACAAACACAATCTAACAGCGCTGAATGAATTcattctgacaggaatcacagacCGCCCTGAGCTGCAGGCTCCATTGTTCGGGCTGTTCCTCATCATCTATATGATCTCAGTGGTGGGCAACTtgggcatcatcatcctcaccaagatggactccaagctacaaactcccatgtacttttttctcagacacCTGGCTGTCACTGATCTTGGCTATTCAACAGCTGTGGGACCTAAAATGTTGGTAAATTTTGTTATGGATGAAAATAAAatctcctattatttttgtgctaCACAGCTAGTTTTTGTTATCATGTTCATAAATGGTGAGCTATTTATTCTGTCAGCAATGTCCtacgaccgctatgtggccatctgtaaccctcTTCTCTACACAGTCATCATGTCACAAAGGTTGTGTCTGGTGCTGGTGGCAATCCTCTATATTTATTGCATGTTTGTTTCTCTTCTTGTCACCATAAAGATTTTTAACTTATCCTTCTGTGGCTACAACGTGATCAGTCATTTCTACTGTGACATTAACCCCTTATTATATTTGCTCTGCTCAAGCACACATGAAATTCAATTGGTCATTCTCATCTTAGCATCTATTAATTTGATTACATCCCTTTTAATAGTTCTTGTTTCTTACATGCTCATTTTTGTAGCCATTCTCAGGATGAACTCAGCTGTGGGCaggcacaaggccttctccacttgtggatcccacctgacaatcttggtagtgttctatgggactttaatctttatataCATGCAGCCCAAGTCCAGTCATTCCTTTCCGGCTGATAAAGTGGCTTCCATATTTTACACCCTGGTGATtcccatgttgaatcccttgatttatagcttgaggaacaaagatgtaaaatcTGCCCTACATAgggcatggaaaaaaatatgcaaCATCTTTTCTATAGTTTGA